A window of the Teredinibacter franksiae genome harbors these coding sequences:
- the modA gene encoding molybdate ABC transporter substrate-binding protein produces the protein MSTLKKIVSASLLFLSLSINAETARIAVAANFAPTLKQLSTVFEQQTPHKLVIVSGSTGKLFAQIEHGAPFHAFLSADSKRADELLKRGNAIQGSGFIYARGQLVYWAPKESPREDKPNFSTLRTLAMANPKLAPYGAASQSAAANLLDQKIPPYKTIFGSNITQTLQFIASGSVDAGFISLSQLIMMPEQKRGYWWHVPENFHTPLTQKAVLLKKGVKNAAALAFLDYLQSEAAITRIAQNGYTQ, from the coding sequence TTGAGCACACTGAAAAAGATCGTTAGTGCCTCACTTCTGTTTTTGTCATTGAGCATTAATGCGGAAACCGCACGCATAGCCGTTGCCGCAAATTTTGCGCCGACACTTAAACAGCTCTCAACTGTTTTTGAGCAACAAACACCGCACAAATTGGTGATCGTGAGCGGCTCAACCGGAAAACTATTTGCCCAGATTGAACATGGCGCGCCCTTCCATGCCTTTTTATCGGCAGATAGTAAAAGAGCAGACGAGCTATTAAAAAGGGGTAATGCCATACAAGGCAGCGGCTTCATCTACGCCCGAGGTCAACTTGTTTACTGGGCGCCAAAGGAAAGTCCGCGGGAAGACAAACCCAATTTTTCCACCCTTCGCACACTGGCAATGGCAAACCCTAAGCTAGCGCCCTATGGTGCAGCGTCACAATCGGCCGCTGCTAATTTACTTGACCAGAAAATACCACCGTATAAAACAATTTTTGGAAGTAACATTACCCAAACCCTGCAATTTATTGCCAGCGGTAGCGTCGATGCTGGCTTTATCTCACTATCACAATTAATAATGATGCCGGAACAAAAGCGTGGCTATTGGTGGCATGTTCCCGAAAATTTTCATACCCCACTAACACAGAAAGCGGTGCTGCTGAAAAAAGGCGTAAAAAACGCTGCGGCCTTGGCTTTTCTCGATTATTTACAGAGTGAAGCCGCAATCACGCGAATTGCACAAAATGGTTATACACAGTAA
- the modC gene encoding molybdenum ABC transporter ATP-binding protein has product MNTSTKNDLRLNYTLHKNYFESTINLSIPCRGTTAIFGASGSGKTTMLRSIAGLENTVRGTIQFREQVFQNEKTFLPVHKRPIGYVFQQPGLFPHLTVLKNLLYGYKRINPAERTITFDDAVQLLGVENLLKRFPHQLSGGQQQRVGIARALLTSPKLLLMDEPLASLDQRSKTEILPYLDHLHRRLEIPILYVSHAIEEVVRIADRMILMDKGAVIAEGELNALLTDNNLPLTDLEEACVVTDGRVKCHLPEYHLTQLKTDYGDLVVSQKDLQPDSCVRIRILARDVSLALDLAERSSISNILPVIVDQITDTPDPAQVLVKLKAKTTPMLSRITRRSLSHLNLAPGQQVYAQIKSVSLMKDNL; this is encoded by the coding sequence GTGAACACATCGACGAAGAACGACCTGCGCCTAAACTACACCCTGCACAAAAACTATTTTGAATCGACGATAAATTTATCCATTCCCTGTCGTGGCACCACAGCCATTTTTGGCGCTTCGGGTTCAGGAAAAACCACCATGCTGCGAAGTATTGCTGGTTTGGAAAACACCGTGCGCGGTACGATACAGTTTCGTGAGCAGGTATTTCAAAATGAAAAAACGTTTTTACCGGTACACAAACGACCCATAGGTTATGTTTTCCAACAACCGGGGTTATTTCCTCACCTTACCGTTTTAAAAAATCTGCTGTATGGTTACAAGCGTATAAACCCTGCCGAGCGCACAATTACATTTGATGATGCCGTGCAGCTATTGGGTGTAGAAAATCTTCTTAAGCGCTTCCCTCACCAGCTTTCTGGTGGTCAACAACAACGCGTCGGAATTGCACGAGCGCTGCTTACCAGCCCGAAATTACTGTTGATGGACGAGCCTCTGGCCAGCCTCGACCAGCGCAGTAAAACCGAAATATTGCCCTACCTCGACCATCTCCATCGCCGTCTCGAAATCCCCATCCTTTATGTCAGCCACGCTATTGAAGAAGTTGTACGTATTGCAGACCGAATGATTCTGATGGATAAAGGCGCCGTTATTGCCGAGGGCGAACTTAATGCTCTACTTACCGACAATAATTTACCGCTTACAGACCTTGAAGAAGCCTGTGTAGTGACAGACGGCAGAGTTAAATGTCATCTGCCCGAGTACCACTTAACGCAACTCAAAACCGATTATGGCGATCTAGTTGTTTCACAGAAAGACTTGCAACCCGATAGCTGTGTGCGCATAAGAATACTTGCACGTGATGTGAGCCTAGCGTTGGATTTAGCCGAGCGTAGCAGTATCAGTAATATACTACCGGTTATAGTGGATCAGATTACGGATACCCCCGACCCAGCACAGGTTTTGGTAAAACTAAAAGCAAAAACAACACCAATGCTTTCGCGTATCACCCGCCGTTCACTGTCTCATTTAAACCTAGCCCCCGGTCAACAGGTATACGCGCAAATAAAAAGTGTATCGTTAATGAAAGACAACCTTTAA
- a CDS encoding GFA family protein, whose product MIGQCLCGQIEFEFVPVGDTALRCYCSICQCSHGADCATQLISKKSSLRLISGDSLVA is encoded by the coding sequence ATGATTGGACAATGCTTGTGTGGCCAGATTGAATTTGAATTCGTGCCTGTGGGGGATACAGCGTTGCGCTGTTATTGCTCTATTTGCCAGTGCTCCCACGGCGCCGATTGTGCTACGCAACTTATCTCTAAGAAAAGTTCTTTGCGTCTTATTTCCGGAGATTCGTTGGTGGCGTAA
- the lepB gene encoding signal peptidase I, with amino-acid sequence MKKLILKIWRENKTFIVFLSLMLLFRSAVADWNTVPTGSMKPTIEVGDRIWVNKLAYDLRVPFTSMSLYRVSDPVRGDIVVFDSAVSDIRLVKRVVGVPGDVVEMRDNRVYINGESLSYSSVKITDEFAELRENLVGVEHRVRVHSKPSTYANFEPVRVPSDQYLVLGDNRDNSADSRAIGFVPRNEMIGRARHVVLSFNYDNFYIPRTERVLEPLDSQEGSKVSPSAKPEA; translated from the coding sequence ATGAAAAAATTGATTTTGAAAATTTGGCGCGAAAATAAAACCTTTATTGTGTTTCTCTCGTTAATGCTGCTATTTAGAAGTGCGGTTGCCGATTGGAATACGGTGCCAACGGGTTCAATGAAGCCCACCATTGAAGTGGGAGATCGGATTTGGGTAAATAAGCTTGCTTACGACCTTAGGGTGCCGTTTACCTCAATGTCGCTATACCGTGTTTCCGACCCAGTTCGGGGCGACATTGTGGTCTTCGATTCAGCGGTATCGGATATACGATTGGTTAAGCGGGTTGTTGGGGTGCCGGGTGATGTCGTCGAAATGCGCGATAACCGGGTGTATATCAATGGCGAATCATTGTCCTATAGCTCGGTGAAAATAACAGACGAATTCGCCGAACTGCGTGAAAACTTGGTGGGAGTTGAGCACCGTGTTCGCGTACATTCTAAACCTTCTACCTACGCCAATTTTGAACCTGTTAGGGTGCCTAGTGACCAGTATTTGGTTTTGGGAGATAACCGTGACAACAGTGCCGACTCTAGAGCCATTGGGTTTGTGCCTAGAAACGAAATGATCGGTCGCGCGCGGCATGTTGTATTGTCCTTCAATTATGATAATTTCTATATTCCTCGTACCGAGAGAGTTCTAGAACCTTTAGATTCTCAAGAGGGGAGTAAAGTTTCGCCGAGCGCTAAACCGGAGGCGTGA
- the hrpB gene encoding ATP-dependent helicase HrpB: protein MVRSYATPACPIPAQTGNITPFCIPRAIRGSPALLPIHAHLDTILTTLGQNTALVLQAEPGAGKSTALPLRLLEADWLANKKIVMLEPRRVAARSIAHYLAHQLGEKIGQRVGYQVRNDRKVSSETVLEVVTEGILTRRLQADPELANTALIIFDEFHERSIHADLSLLLALEVQQSLRDDLKLLVMSATIDTQKMAQYLGGAAIVECPGRSFPVTVVHTQPINNKYRLGHQVIAEVANALKNVSEGDFLIFLPGQREIKQCLNEANNFFNDDTLEFLPLYGALPLDQQERALQTHTGAQQKRRIIFSTNIAETSLTIEGVTCVIDSGLERVLTYDPASDMTRLETAYISKASAEQRKGRAGRVRAGHCVRLWNETNHHSLKAFQAEEILSADLTPLVLNLLNWGTADYSEINWLTAPPKAHFDSAKATLQILGLTKNNHQLSSMGKQANALPLHPRLAAMVLSANQKNAEASVACLLAALLNEQDIFTVQAGDAHHRSVDITERIIAIQEYHKHKVTALRNYPIRRTALESLLNTQRNLERKLKLTYNRKEIPLAALKLAIGALLLAAYPDRLAKQRSRGSGHYQLANRRGVILREGDPLFDSPWLVVADADGQKREGQIFSAAQVSFEQVKLCLKDHLHEQDEFQYDQQKQKITGRNYTRYKALELSCKMLAEIPREKFQHCLQSIVKTQAFELLNWTEKCERWLARAQWLGEQSTRFPTLSKASLLASTEQWLLPYTTSLNSISELKKLDALAIVAGALNWEQQQQLEREAPASYTTPSNKQVSIYYDENQGPTVSVALQEMFGELESPKLGGGKVPLRFELLSPARRPIQTTSDLANFWRTSYFEVAKEMRGRYPKHRWPEEPLKEKPGRSIKAKSCR from the coding sequence ATGGTTCGCTCTTACGCAACACCCGCGTGCCCTATACCAGCCCAGACTGGTAACATTACGCCTTTCTGTATTCCACGAGCTATCCGAGGTTCACCAGCGTTGCTACCCATTCACGCCCATTTAGATACCATTTTGACCACACTTGGCCAAAACACTGCGCTGGTATTGCAAGCCGAACCGGGGGCCGGCAAATCTACCGCGCTGCCTCTCCGCCTGCTAGAGGCCGACTGGTTAGCCAATAAGAAAATCGTCATGCTCGAACCTCGACGAGTCGCGGCTCGCTCCATAGCTCACTATTTGGCGCACCAGCTAGGCGAAAAAATTGGTCAGCGAGTGGGTTATCAGGTGCGTAATGACCGTAAAGTCTCCAGTGAGACGGTTCTCGAAGTTGTAACAGAAGGCATTTTAACTCGCCGCTTACAGGCCGATCCGGAGCTAGCCAATACCGCACTCATCATTTTTGACGAATTTCATGAGCGCTCGATACATGCCGACCTGTCGCTATTACTGGCGCTAGAGGTTCAACAATCGTTACGCGACGACCTAAAACTCTTGGTTATGTCAGCTACTATCGACACTCAAAAAATGGCCCAATACTTAGGGGGAGCAGCAATTGTCGAATGTCCGGGGCGCAGCTTTCCCGTCACAGTTGTGCACACGCAGCCAATCAACAACAAATATCGCCTCGGCCACCAGGTAATCGCTGAAGTAGCCAATGCACTTAAAAACGTGAGCGAAGGCGATTTTTTGATATTTTTGCCCGGCCAACGCGAAATCAAACAATGCCTGAACGAGGCCAATAACTTTTTTAACGACGACACCTTAGAATTTTTACCCTTGTACGGTGCTCTCCCGCTGGATCAGCAGGAGCGCGCACTGCAAACTCATACCGGTGCTCAACAAAAACGTCGTATTATTTTCTCTACCAATATTGCCGAAACTAGCTTAACCATTGAGGGTGTTACCTGTGTTATAGATAGTGGCCTAGAGCGTGTGCTCACCTACGACCCCGCCAGTGATATGACTCGCCTTGAGACGGCGTATATTTCCAAGGCTTCGGCAGAGCAACGAAAGGGCCGCGCCGGGCGTGTACGCGCCGGCCATTGTGTGCGCCTGTGGAATGAAACCAACCACCACAGCCTGAAGGCTTTTCAAGCGGAAGAAATACTATCCGCAGACTTAACCCCTCTTGTGCTGAATTTACTCAACTGGGGTACCGCTGATTACAGCGAAATCAACTGGCTTACGGCGCCGCCTAAAGCGCATTTTGACTCGGCCAAAGCAACACTGCAGATACTTGGGCTAACGAAGAACAACCATCAGCTTTCTTCAATGGGTAAGCAAGCTAACGCGCTGCCACTGCACCCCCGGCTCGCCGCTATGGTGCTATCGGCAAACCAAAAAAACGCCGAGGCCTCCGTTGCCTGCCTACTGGCCGCATTGCTAAACGAACAGGATATTTTTACTGTTCAGGCCGGTGACGCACACCACCGCAGTGTTGATATTACCGAGCGAATAATCGCTATTCAGGAATATCATAAACATAAAGTAACGGCTCTGAGAAACTACCCCATACGCCGCACAGCGCTAGAATCGTTATTGAATACCCAGCGTAATTTAGAGCGCAAACTAAAACTTACATACAACCGCAAAGAAATTCCCCTCGCTGCACTAAAATTGGCGATTGGCGCACTTCTGCTCGCCGCCTACCCAGACCGATTGGCAAAACAGCGCTCGCGCGGTAGCGGTCACTACCAGCTAGCGAATAGGCGTGGCGTTATATTGCGAGAAGGTGATCCACTGTTCGACAGCCCCTGGCTAGTCGTTGCTGACGCCGACGGTCAAAAGCGAGAAGGGCAAATATTCAGTGCCGCGCAAGTATCGTTCGAGCAGGTTAAGCTGTGCTTAAAAGATCACCTTCATGAGCAAGACGAATTCCAATACGATCAGCAAAAACAAAAAATAACCGGCCGTAACTATACCCGCTACAAAGCACTCGAACTAAGCTGCAAAATGTTGGCCGAAATTCCGCGTGAAAAATTTCAACACTGCTTACAGTCCATTGTAAAAACTCAGGCATTTGAACTTTTAAACTGGACAGAGAAATGTGAACGCTGGCTCGCCAGGGCCCAATGGCTAGGGGAGCAGAGCACCCGCTTTCCAACGCTCTCGAAGGCGTCACTTTTAGCCTCAACTGAGCAATGGCTACTTCCCTATACCACTAGCCTAAACAGCATTAGCGAACTGAAAAAGCTAGACGCCTTGGCCATAGTGGCTGGCGCACTAAACTGGGAACAACAGCAACAACTGGAACGTGAAGCTCCCGCCAGCTACACAACGCCGAGCAATAAGCAGGTGAGTATTTACTATGATGAAAACCAAGGGCCTACGGTTTCCGTCGCCCTGCAAGAAATGTTTGGTGAACTCGAATCGCCAAAGCTCGGCGGAGGTAAGGTACCCTTGCGCTTCGAACTGCTATCGCCCGCTCGCCGACCGATACAAACCACCAGCGATTTAGCAAATTTTTGGCGAACATCGTACTTCGAGGTTGCGAAGGAAATGCGGGGCCGCTACCCAAAACACCGTTGGCCGGAGGAGCCACTGAAGGAAAAACCGGGCCGCTCCATCAAAGCTAAAAGCTGTCGATAA
- the modB gene encoding molybdate ABC transporter permease subunit, protein MLASLDTTPIWLTLKLAVVTTWLLIFIALPLAWWLARSHSFMRPLVSTLVAMPLVLPPTVLGFYLLILLGPQGFVGQMTNAIGLGTLPFTFSGLVVASVIYSLPFAVQPLENAFRLMGNQPWDVAATLRASALDRFFTIALPLARPALLTAVVLSFAHTMGEFGVVLMIGGNIPGETKVLSMAIYDHVESQEYQQAHWLAAGMLIFAFLVLLCLQVLDQRQRRRQS, encoded by the coding sequence ATGCTGGCATCCCTAGACACTACTCCCATTTGGCTCACCTTAAAGCTAGCGGTCGTTACCACTTGGCTACTTATTTTTATTGCCTTGCCTCTAGCCTGGTGGCTCGCAAGAAGCCACAGCTTTATGCGCCCACTGGTGTCAACGCTGGTAGCCATGCCGCTGGTGCTACCACCAACGGTTCTCGGGTTCTATTTACTGATACTGCTTGGCCCTCAAGGATTCGTAGGCCAAATGACCAATGCCATTGGCCTGGGAACTCTGCCGTTTACGTTTTCGGGGCTTGTGGTCGCATCGGTGATTTATTCATTACCGTTTGCCGTACAACCACTGGAAAATGCTTTTCGATTAATGGGTAATCAACCCTGGGACGTTGCCGCAACCCTTCGAGCCTCAGCACTCGATCGATTTTTTACCATTGCCCTACCTCTAGCCCGGCCCGCATTACTCACCGCCGTTGTACTTTCCTTTGCTCACACCATGGGTGAGTTTGGCGTTGTTCTGATGATCGGCGGTAATATCCCCGGCGAAACCAAAGTGCTTTCCATGGCCATATACGACCATGTCGAAAGCCAAGAATACCAGCAGGCTCATTGGCTAGCGGCCGGAATGCTAATCTTCGCTTTTTTGGTTTTGCTGTGCCTGCAAGTACTTGATCAGCGTCAGAGGCGAAGACAATCGTGA